A single Ischnura elegans chromosome 13 unlocalized genomic scaffold, ioIscEleg1.1 SUPER_13_unloc_4, whole genome shotgun sequence DNA region contains:
- the LOC124173146 gene encoding uncharacterized protein LOC124173146, giving the protein MEWVVVEFTQTRECKAVPVSWVVPGVEEDICFYPPDSTSYKMMTSWLRTGEVPTDTWETHICRVFEKSRTGKYELATQLEKECMESSEIDASKPLGRGLRRKRRPEKIDGHVETLPSLHAMAHSSYSSSDEDVRGASSRIQSPPPLPSEVPRREKGNLVRPNIPSAGIDNSGTTSKFPGKEARSVTTRCDLELVGETSGVSCKSNHCVASVSALQKSVEQLSGKCFFHHDFYCCFSYL; this is encoded by the exons ATGGAGTGGGTAGTTGTGGAGTTCACTCAGACGAGGGAGTGCAAGGCAGTGCCAGTTTCCTGGGTTGTACCTGGGGTAGAGGAGGATATATGCTTCTATCCTCCAGACAGTACTTCATACAAGATGATGACTTCCTGGCTTAGGACTGGGGAAGTGCCAACGGACACTTGGGAAACACACATTTGTCGAGTGTTCGAAAAATCTCGAACAG GGAAATATGAGCTAGCAACACAGCTAGAAAAGGAATGTATGGAGTCATCGGAGATTGATGCCTCCAAACCTTTGGGAAGGGGTTTACGCAGGAAGAGGCGCCCAGAGAAAATCGATGGGCATGTGGAGACTTTGCCATCTCTACATGCGATGGCTCATTCAT CTTATAGCAGTTCTGATGAGGATGTTCGTGGTGCATCGTCTAGGATACAGTCTCCTCCTCCATTGCCGTCTGAGGTACCTCGGCGTGAAAAGGGAAATTTAGTACGGCCTAATATCCCTAGTGCTG GCATAGATAACTCAGGCACCACCTCCAAATTTCCTGGGAAGGAAGCAAGATCTGTCACCACTAGATGTGACTTAGAATTGGTTGGGGAGACAAGTG GAGTGTCATGCAAATCAAATCACTGTGTGGCATCAGTGTCTGCTCTCCAGAAATCTGTAGAGCAGTTGTCAGGTAAATGTTTCTTTCACCATGACTTTTATTGTtgcttttcatatttataa